In Nocardioides sp. InS609-2, a single genomic region encodes these proteins:
- a CDS encoding 3-deoxy-7-phosphoheptulonate synthase class II yields MSTVPSLEHLHAMGAKQQPSYPDRDAVDAAVARLRRVPPLVFAGECDELKAKIAAVTRGESFLLQGGDCAETFDGVTADNVRNKLRVLLQMAVVLTYAASVPVVKLGRLAGQYAKPRSSNDETRDGITLPAYRGDAVNGFDFTPESRIPDPQRLVDVYNSSAATLNLVRAFVTGGYADLRQVHTWNTDFVRDSIAGQRYELVAAEIDRALTFMQAIGADPDEFHRVDFHSSHEALVLEYEHSMTRTDSRTQTPYDVSAHFVWIGERTRQLDGAHVELLSHIKNPIGVKLGPTTSPDDAIALAGKLNPENEAGRLTFITRFGAGKIRDGLPTLVEKVSAAGLNVAWVCDPMHGNTFEASSGYKTRRFDDVIEEVQGFFDVHRAVGTWPGGVHVELTGDDVTECVGGGEELDEAGLADRYESVCDPRLNRVQSLELSFLVAEMLRKA; encoded by the coding sequence GTGAGCACCGTCCCCTCCCTCGAGCACCTGCACGCCATGGGCGCGAAGCAGCAGCCGTCCTACCCCGACCGCGACGCTGTCGACGCGGCAGTCGCCCGCCTGCGCAGGGTGCCGCCGCTGGTGTTTGCCGGTGAGTGCGACGAGCTGAAGGCCAAGATCGCGGCCGTCACTCGGGGCGAGTCGTTCCTCCTGCAGGGCGGGGACTGCGCCGAGACGTTCGACGGCGTCACCGCCGACAACGTGCGCAACAAGCTGCGCGTGCTGCTGCAGATGGCGGTCGTGCTGACGTACGCCGCGTCCGTGCCGGTGGTCAAGCTCGGCCGGCTCGCGGGCCAGTACGCCAAGCCGCGCTCCTCCAATGACGAGACCCGCGACGGCATCACCCTGCCGGCCTACCGCGGCGACGCCGTCAACGGCTTCGACTTCACCCCCGAGTCGCGGATCCCCGACCCGCAGCGGCTCGTCGACGTCTACAACTCCTCGGCCGCCACCCTCAACCTGGTGCGCGCGTTCGTCACCGGTGGGTACGCCGACCTGCGCCAGGTGCACACCTGGAACACCGACTTCGTCCGCGACTCGATCGCCGGTCAGCGCTACGAGCTGGTCGCCGCCGAGATCGACCGGGCGCTGACCTTCATGCAGGCGATCGGCGCCGACCCCGACGAGTTCCACCGCGTCGATTTCCACTCCAGCCACGAGGCGCTGGTGCTGGAGTACGAACACTCCATGACCCGCACCGACAGCCGCACCCAGACGCCGTACGACGTCTCGGCGCACTTCGTCTGGATCGGCGAGCGCACCCGCCAGCTCGACGGCGCGCACGTCGAGCTGCTCAGCCACATCAAGAACCCCATCGGCGTGAAGCTCGGCCCGACCACGTCGCCCGACGACGCCATCGCGCTCGCCGGCAAGCTCAACCCCGAGAACGAGGCCGGCCGGCTTACCTTCATCACCCGCTTCGGCGCCGGCAAGATCCGCGACGGCCTGCCGACGCTGGTCGAGAAGGTCAGCGCGGCCGGGCTCAACGTCGCGTGGGTCTGCGACCCGATGCACGGCAACACCTTCGAGGCTTCGTCCGGCTACAAGACCCGTCGTTTCGACGATGTCATCGAAGAGGTCCAGGGTTTCTTCGACGTGCACCGCGCGGTCGGCACCTGGCCCGGCGGCGTCCACGTCGAGCTCACCGGTGACGACGTCACCGAGTGCGTCGGCGGTGGCGAGGAGCTCGACGAGGCCGGCCTGGCTGACCGCTACGAGTCGGTCTGCGACCCGCGGCTCAACCGGGTCCAGTCGCTCGAGCTCTCGTTCCTCGTGGCGGAGATGCTGCGGAAGGCCTGA
- a CDS encoding APC family permease, whose product MSASETPTTDVNGPEPDLKRVMGPRLLLLFIVGDILGAGIYAVVGEMALEVGGVVWLPFLVAFAVATMTAYSYLELVTKYPQAAGAALYTHKAFGLHFVTFLVAFAVVCSGITSASTSSNLLATNLLTGLNALGFDVSEGNTAITVVALAFMVFLAGVNLRGVGESVKFNVVLTLVEMAALVIVIGIGFFVMAKGDADLGRIVVFESGSDRGLFLAVTVATAIAFFAMVGFEDSVNMVEEVHNPQQVFPRIMLTGLGIAVVFYILVAISVIAVIPEGDIEGVVSNEGKVLLEVVSRGAPGIPVDKIFPFLTVFAVANTALINMLMASRLLYGLANQDVLPRTLGKVLPNRRTPWVSIAFSTLLALGLIILVTFAADTSVITALSGTTALLLLCVFSVVNVACVVLRRDASPEDGFKAPTWVPYVGAVACLFLVGPWARDAEDYIQYKIAAGLLGLGIVLWALTWLTNRGVRAKKTGFRDIEHMEDMDDR is encoded by the coding sequence GTGAGTGCCAGCGAGACCCCGACCACTGATGTGAACGGTCCCGAGCCCGACCTCAAGCGCGTCATGGGCCCCCGGCTCTTGCTGCTGTTCATCGTTGGCGACATCCTCGGAGCCGGTATCTACGCCGTGGTAGGCGAGATGGCGCTCGAGGTCGGAGGAGTCGTCTGGCTGCCGTTCCTGGTCGCGTTCGCGGTCGCCACCATGACGGCGTACTCCTATCTCGAACTCGTCACGAAGTACCCGCAGGCGGCCGGTGCCGCGCTCTACACGCACAAGGCCTTCGGGCTCCACTTCGTAACGTTCCTGGTGGCCTTCGCCGTGGTCTGCTCGGGTATCACCAGTGCCTCGACCTCGTCCAACCTCCTGGCCACCAACCTGCTCACCGGCCTCAATGCGCTGGGGTTCGACGTCTCTGAAGGCAACACCGCGATCACAGTTGTGGCTCTGGCCTTCATGGTCTTCCTCGCCGGGGTGAACCTGCGCGGGGTCGGCGAGAGCGTCAAGTTCAACGTGGTGCTCACCCTGGTCGAGATGGCGGCGCTGGTCATCGTGATCGGCATCGGCTTCTTCGTGATGGCGAAGGGAGACGCGGACCTCGGCCGGATCGTCGTCTTCGAATCGGGCTCGGACCGTGGCCTGTTCCTCGCGGTCACGGTGGCTACCGCGATCGCCTTCTTCGCGATGGTCGGCTTCGAGGACTCCGTGAACATGGTCGAGGAGGTCCACAACCCACAGCAGGTCTTCCCGCGGATCATGCTGACTGGTCTCGGGATCGCAGTCGTGTTCTACATCTTGGTCGCCATCTCGGTGATCGCGGTGATCCCTGAGGGTGACATCGAGGGTGTCGTGAGCAACGAGGGCAAGGTGCTCCTCGAGGTTGTCAGCCGCGGCGCGCCAGGCATCCCGGTCGACAAGATCTTCCCGTTCCTGACCGTCTTCGCGGTCGCCAACACCGCCCTGATCAACATGCTCATGGCCAGCCGGCTGCTCTATGGCCTCGCCAACCAGGACGTGTTGCCTCGCACCCTCGGCAAAGTCCTCCCGAACCGCCGCACCCCATGGGTCAGCATCGCCTTCTCAACGCTGCTCGCCCTGGGTCTGATCATCTTGGTGACCTTCGCGGCAGACACCAGCGTGATCACCGCGTTGTCCGGCACTACCGCGCTCCTCTTGCTTTGCGTCTTCAGCGTCGTCAACGTGGCGTGCGTCGTACTGCGTCGCGACGCCTCGCCCGAGGACGGGTTCAAGGCGCCAACCTGGGTGCCGTACGTCGGCGCGGTGGCCTGCCTGTTCCTTGTCGGCCCCTGGGCGCGTGACGCCGAGGACTACATCCAGTACAAGATCGCGGCCGGCCTGCTCGGACTCGGCATCGTGCTCTGGGCGCTCACCTGGCTCACCAACCGCGGCGTCCGCGCGAAGAAGACCGGCTTCCGCGACATCGAGCACATGGAGGACATGGACGACCGCTGA
- a CDS encoding 6-phosphofructokinase, which produces MRVGVLTGGGDCPGLNAVIRAVVRKGVHTHGFEFVGYRDGWKGPLEGLTMPLGIEQCRGILPRGGTILGSSRTNPFKLDNGVERIKANLEKDGVEALVAIGGEDTLGVATKLADLGVNVVGVPKTIDNDLSGTDFTFGFDTAVNVATEAIDRLHTTAESHHRVLVVEVMGRHAGWIALHAGLAGGASMVLIPEQPFDIDEVCAHVQTRFKSQYAPIVVVSEGAVPREGGDMTLVSGEKDAFGHVRLGGIGDRLASEIEHRTGKEARAVVLGHIQRGGTPTAFDRWLATRFGLHAIDAVADGEFGTMMALRGTDIVRLPLIEGTGELKLVSEKEYAEAQVFFG; this is translated from the coding sequence ATGCGTGTCGGAGTGCTCACCGGAGGCGGGGACTGTCCCGGCCTCAACGCCGTCATCCGCGCCGTCGTGCGCAAGGGCGTGCACACGCACGGCTTCGAGTTTGTCGGCTACCGCGACGGCTGGAAGGGTCCCCTCGAGGGTCTGACGATGCCGCTCGGCATCGAGCAGTGCCGCGGCATCCTGCCGCGCGGCGGCACGATCCTGGGCTCTTCGCGCACCAACCCGTTCAAGCTCGACAACGGGGTGGAGCGCATCAAGGCCAACCTCGAGAAGGACGGCGTCGAGGCGCTCGTCGCCATCGGCGGCGAGGACACGCTCGGGGTGGCCACCAAGCTCGCCGACCTCGGCGTCAACGTCGTCGGGGTGCCGAAGACGATCGACAACGACCTGTCGGGCACCGACTTCACGTTCGGCTTCGACACCGCGGTCAACGTCGCCACCGAGGCCATCGACCGGCTGCACACCACCGCCGAGTCGCACCACCGCGTGCTGGTGGTCGAGGTGATGGGTCGGCACGCCGGCTGGATCGCCCTGCATGCCGGCCTCGCGGGCGGCGCCAGCATGGTGCTGATCCCCGAGCAGCCCTTCGACATCGACGAGGTCTGCGCTCACGTCCAGACGCGGTTCAAGAGCCAGTACGCCCCGATCGTCGTGGTCTCCGAGGGAGCCGTCCCGCGGGAAGGCGGCGACATGACGCTCGTGTCGGGGGAGAAGGACGCCTTCGGACATGTCCGTCTCGGCGGCATCGGTGACCGGCTGGCCAGCGAGATCGAGCACCGCACCGGCAAGGAGGCGCGCGCCGTCGTACTCGGGCACATCCAGCGGGGTGGCACCCCCACCGCGTTCGACCGGTGGCTGGCCACCCGCTTCGGGCTCCACGCGATCGACGCGGTCGCCGACGGCGAGTTCGGCACGATGATGGCGCTGCGCGGCACCGACATCGTGCGGCTGCCCCTCATCGAGGGCACCGGCGAGCTCAAGCTCGTCAGCGAGAAGGAGTACGCCGAGGCGCAGGTCTTCTTCGGCTGA
- a CDS encoding MFS transporter: MLSRLGFPPIGPHRRFVTAIAVDALGSGVFMPLTMLYFLAVTPLSLLQVGAAISIASAVSLPAGPAIGALVDRFGAKQILLAGNALQAVGFVAYLVTDSFAAVLLWTIVVTVGRTAFWGSYGNIVAAISQPGERERWFGFLGALRNVGFAVGGVASGIALAIGSDLAFQAVVAANAATYVVAFGLLLAVPATVRGGQQSLPGSWRTVLSDRPYRLLVVAQVGYSMPMMILNFALPVYVVTVLELPGWITGVIFTVNCIMVGLGQGLVVNAMTGRVRYRVLLLTQVVFASSFVVFLVCGWLPPAVATGLVVFGSIVYTLAELSGGPVLAALSAEASPDHLRGRYLSLIQLAWNLSGTIAPVLFAWLLERGPEPLWVVMIALAVVMVFVVGRLASVMPAAAAEVTNAAEPVTT, encoded by the coding sequence GTGCTCTCCCGCCTCGGCTTTCCTCCCATCGGCCCCCACCGGCGCTTCGTCACGGCCATCGCCGTCGACGCGCTGGGCAGCGGCGTCTTCATGCCGCTCACGATGCTCTACTTCCTGGCGGTCACACCTCTGAGCCTGCTCCAGGTCGGCGCGGCCATCTCGATCGCCTCGGCGGTGTCGCTGCCCGCGGGGCCGGCCATCGGCGCGCTGGTCGATCGCTTCGGCGCCAAGCAGATCCTGCTGGCCGGCAACGCCCTTCAGGCAGTGGGTTTCGTGGCCTACCTGGTGACCGACTCGTTCGCGGCGGTCCTGCTGTGGACCATCGTCGTCACCGTCGGCCGCACCGCCTTCTGGGGCTCCTACGGCAACATCGTGGCCGCCATCTCGCAGCCGGGTGAGCGCGAGCGCTGGTTCGGCTTCCTCGGTGCCCTGCGCAACGTCGGTTTCGCAGTGGGCGGTGTGGCTTCCGGCATCGCTCTGGCCATCGGCTCCGACCTGGCGTTCCAGGCCGTGGTCGCGGCCAACGCCGCGACGTACGTCGTCGCGTTCGGGCTGCTGCTGGCGGTGCCCGCCACCGTGCGCGGTGGGCAGCAGTCGCTGCCCGGCTCGTGGCGGACGGTGCTTTCCGACCGGCCGTACCGGCTGCTCGTGGTCGCCCAGGTGGGCTACTCGATGCCGATGATGATCCTGAACTTCGCGCTGCCGGTCTACGTCGTGACCGTGCTCGAGCTGCCGGGCTGGATCACCGGCGTCATCTTCACCGTCAACTGCATCATGGTCGGCCTCGGGCAGGGACTGGTGGTCAACGCCATGACCGGCCGGGTGCGCTATCGCGTGCTGTTGCTGACCCAGGTCGTCTTCGCCTCGTCGTTCGTGGTGTTCCTGGTGTGCGGCTGGCTGCCTCCGGCCGTGGCGACGGGCCTGGTCGTGTTCGGCAGCATCGTCTACACGCTGGCCGAGCTCTCCGGAGGCCCGGTGCTCGCCGCGCTGTCGGCCGAGGCGTCACCGGACCACCTGCGCGGGCGCTACCTGTCGTTGATCCAGCTCGCGTGGAACCTCAGCGGCACCATCGCGCCCGTGCTGTTCGCCTGGCTGCTCGAGCGCGGGCCCGAGCCGCTGTGGGTGGTGATGATCGCGCTGGCCGTGGTGATGGTGTTCGTGGTCGGCCGGCTCGCGTCGGTGATGCCGGCCGCGGCAGCCGAGGTCACCAACGCAGCGGAGCCGGTCACCACCTGA
- a CDS encoding DUF1028 domain-containing protein produces MTFSIVARSEDGESWGVAVASKFLAVGSAVPAAVAGVGAIATQASANVAYKGLALAHLDEGATASVALQRLLEEDDGRDHRQVGIVDVEGNAVSHTGPACFDWAGGVTGDGFAIQGNILTGPEVVDEMRAAWEGSAGEPLERRLLAAMRAGDRAGGDRRGRQSAALLVVRDEAGYDGLDDIAVDLRVDDHPEPLTELARLLDLSDLYLTASTDDEKVEIDAALADEIDNLVKRAGYPDLTAWTGAENYEMRVSHDGTWIDQLVLAILRDQ; encoded by the coding sequence ATGACGTTCTCAATCGTGGCCCGGTCCGAAGACGGTGAGTCCTGGGGTGTCGCCGTCGCCTCGAAGTTCCTGGCGGTCGGCTCCGCGGTGCCGGCGGCTGTCGCCGGCGTGGGCGCCATCGCCACCCAGGCGTCGGCCAACGTGGCCTACAAGGGCCTCGCGCTCGCCCACCTCGACGAGGGCGCGACCGCCAGCGTCGCCCTGCAACGGCTGCTCGAGGAGGACGACGGGCGCGACCACCGCCAGGTCGGCATCGTCGACGTGGAGGGCAACGCGGTCTCGCACACGGGACCGGCGTGCTTCGACTGGGCTGGCGGCGTCACGGGCGACGGGTTCGCGATCCAGGGCAACATCCTCACCGGCCCCGAGGTGGTCGACGAGATGCGAGCCGCCTGGGAGGGCTCGGCCGGTGAACCCCTCGAGCGGCGGCTGCTGGCCGCCATGCGGGCCGGCGACCGGGCCGGCGGCGACCGCAGGGGGCGGCAGTCGGCCGCGCTGCTCGTCGTACGCGATGAGGCGGGGTACGACGGCCTCGACGACATCGCCGTCGACCTGCGGGTCGACGACCACCCCGAGCCGCTCACCGAGCTGGCTCGGCTGCTCGACCTCAGCGACCTCTACCTCACTGCCTCCACCGACGACGAGAAGGTCGAGATCGACGCCGCGCTGGCCGACGAGATCGATAACCTCGTGAAGAGGGCGGGGTATCCCGACCTGACCGCCTGGACCGGTGCGGAGAACTACGAGATGCGGGTCTCCCACGACGGCACCTGGATAGACCAGCTGGTGCTGGCGATCCTGCGGGACCAGTGA
- a CDS encoding class I SAM-dependent methyltransferase, producing MRDTQGEEYARRLQRKEGARWKQVLKVQAPYQWNLRRQELGRTLDIGCGIGRNLDSLPAGSVGVDHNPVSVEIARQRGFTAVTTVEWEESELRVAESFDGFLVAHVIEHLPPEEGEAIMRSYLPYLRPGGKVLFICPQERGYASDPTHVRWTTGEHLQDLSRSLGLQPQPWRSFPFPLVAGRAFTYNEFNVLATKPTA from the coding sequence ATGCGCGACACCCAAGGTGAGGAATATGCCCGCCGTCTGCAGCGCAAAGAAGGCGCCCGCTGGAAGCAGGTGCTGAAGGTCCAGGCGCCGTACCAGTGGAACCTGCGTCGCCAGGAGCTGGGGCGCACGCTCGACATCGGTTGCGGCATCGGCCGCAACCTGGACTCACTACCTGCTGGGTCCGTGGGCGTCGACCACAACCCGGTCTCCGTCGAGATCGCCAGGCAACGTGGCTTCACGGCTGTCACCACCGTGGAGTGGGAGGAGTCAGAGCTTCGCGTCGCCGAGTCCTTCGACGGGTTCCTGGTCGCGCACGTGATCGAGCACCTGCCGCCCGAGGAGGGCGAGGCCATAATGCGCTCCTACCTCCCCTACCTGCGACCGGGTGGCAAGGTGCTGTTCATCTGCCCGCAGGAGCGCGGTTACGCCTCCGACCCCACTCACGTCCGCTGGACCACCGGCGAGCACCTGCAGGACCTGTCGAGGTCGCTGGGGCTGCAGCCCCAGCCGTGGCGCAGTTTCCCGTTCCCCCTCGTGGCCGGGAGAGCGTTCACCTACAACGAGTTCAACGTGCTGGCGACCAAGCCCACCGCCTGA
- a CDS encoding oxygenase MpaB family protein, with translation MSTAAQRPLDAPDIPTTIRRHDEAVRRFGDLAAPYFDGMWIGDPLADAFVADFATIGHGRGMRMLRQACTQGIDAVDDPPDSLRALFAELDDVPDWVDFEVLNHGGRHIGRYTRQAGIVLGAASLVSGYANSAASRPLQLTGRYVESAGARTIEVGSWLVEVLAHDGLRRHSPGFELTVRVRIIHALVRQSLVSSDEWDSAAWGVPICQAYLAYTLVEFCLIPLRGMRAVGAPFLPHEADAYYARWRYVGHLLGISPDLLPVDEADQEALEAIYLLSRPVVDDFCRDLVGSINAEFLVPEIEEILPRALHRAAPPIVQALERIFLGDEIADELAVPDTRLKHVIRFVGLVLGVVNAGLDRVPFSLPVRAALGERYRVKQDVRLRSRYGVQHDLVDASPEGDRPHPARDPA, from the coding sequence ATGTCGACGGCCGCGCAGCGCCCCCTGGATGCTCCCGACATTCCCACCACGATCCGTCGGCACGACGAGGCGGTGCGCCGCTTCGGGGACCTCGCCGCGCCGTACTTCGACGGCATGTGGATCGGTGATCCGCTGGCCGACGCGTTCGTGGCCGACTTCGCCACCATCGGTCACGGCCGCGGCATGCGGATGCTGCGACAGGCCTGTACTCAGGGCATCGACGCCGTCGACGACCCACCCGACTCGCTGCGCGCACTCTTCGCCGAGCTCGACGACGTGCCCGACTGGGTCGACTTCGAGGTGCTCAACCATGGCGGCCGCCACATCGGGCGCTACACCCGGCAGGCGGGCATCGTGCTCGGCGCCGCATCGCTGGTGAGTGGCTATGCCAACTCCGCGGCGTCGCGACCGTTGCAGCTCACCGGCCGGTACGTCGAGAGCGCCGGCGCGCGCACCATCGAGGTCGGCTCATGGCTGGTCGAGGTGCTGGCGCACGACGGGCTGCGCCGCCACTCCCCCGGCTTCGAGCTCACCGTGCGGGTCCGGATCATCCATGCGCTCGTGCGCCAGTCCCTCGTCAGCTCCGACGAGTGGGACTCCGCTGCCTGGGGCGTACCGATCTGCCAGGCCTACCTCGCCTACACGCTGGTGGAGTTCTGCCTGATCCCGTTGCGCGGCATGCGTGCGGTCGGCGCGCCGTTCCTGCCGCACGAGGCCGACGCCTACTACGCGCGCTGGCGCTATGTCGGCCACCTGCTCGGCATCTCGCCGGACCTGCTGCCCGTCGACGAGGCCGACCAGGAAGCGCTCGAGGCGATCTACCTGCTCAGCCGCCCGGTGGTCGACGACTTCTGCCGCGACCTCGTCGGGTCGATCAACGCCGAGTTCCTCGTTCCCGAGATCGAGGAGATCCTGCCCCGCGCCCTGCACCGCGCGGCTCCGCCGATCGTGCAGGCCCTCGAACGGATCTTCCTCGGCGACGAGATCGCCGACGAGTTGGCGGTGCCCGACACCCGGCTCAAGCACGTCATCCGCTTCGTCGGGCTCGTCCTCGGTGTGGTCAACGCCGGCCTCGACCGGGTGCCGTTCTCACTCCCGGTGCGGGCTGCACTCGGCGAGCGCTACCGGGTCAAGCAGGATGTCCGGCTGCGGTCGCGGTACGGCGTCCAGCACGACCTCGTCGATGCCTCGCCCGAGGGCGATCGCCCGCACCCCGCGCGGGATCCGGCGTAG
- a CDS encoding GNAT family N-acetyltransferase, which yields MAEPPGVGRGGPAVTFVWRRAGADDAVALMMAERATNLVALAHVFPPDVYPYPDADVLARWALILDDPGVTVEVVDGDAGVIAFAAWDVRTLRHLGVHPDHWGSGLARAGVERAVSAIREGGETPYLKCLVENHQARGLYDHLGWVPTGVRGEAEFPPHPEEMEYVLRG from the coding sequence GTGGCAGAGCCACCTGGCGTGGGACGCGGCGGGCCGGCCGTGACGTTCGTGTGGCGCCGTGCCGGGGCTGACGATGCCGTGGCGCTGATGATGGCCGAGCGGGCCACCAACCTGGTCGCGCTGGCGCACGTCTTCCCGCCGGACGTCTATCCCTATCCAGACGCGGATGTGCTGGCGCGCTGGGCGCTGATCCTCGACGACCCGGGTGTCACGGTCGAGGTGGTCGACGGTGACGCCGGCGTGATCGCCTTCGCTGCCTGGGACGTCCGCACGCTTCGGCATCTCGGCGTCCATCCCGACCACTGGGGTTCGGGGCTTGCCCGGGCCGGGGTCGAGCGCGCGGTCTCGGCGATCCGCGAAGGCGGTGAGACGCCGTACCTGAAGTGCCTGGTCGAGAATCATCAGGCGCGGGGGCTCTACGACCACCTCGGCTGGGTGCCGACCGGAGTGCGTGGGGAGGCGGAGTTCCCGCCGCATCCGGAGGAGATGGAGTACGTGCTGCGGGGGTGA
- a CDS encoding arylamine N-acetyltransferase — protein sequence MSELAAEYVARLGYTDPPPTLDTMAALHRAHLEQLPYNNLDIVLGSPQPVDEESCLRQVVETGRSGYCFHQNGALAAGLRHLGYTVERQHGHVWTDAEMRASTDLNHLVLVVSGLPSDANPGGRWWPDVGLGEGFVEPVPLVVGVVADGLLDVEITSLDDRGWSFRNDHRGTFTGMEARSLPMDVSGAHVVLSTPPDGRFARMLVVQRRTAGTVDTVRACVHTRLDGAGATTRDLTTYDDWRGALVSLGLSLTGISDERLRALWESSWQSHLAWDAAGRP from the coding sequence ATGAGTGAGCTCGCCGCGGAGTACGTCGCGCGGCTTGGCTACACGGACCCGCCACCGACGCTCGACACGATGGCTGCGTTGCACCGGGCGCATCTCGAACAACTGCCCTACAACAACCTCGACATCGTGCTGGGCTCGCCGCAGCCGGTCGACGAGGAGAGCTGCCTGCGTCAGGTCGTCGAGACCGGGCGGTCGGGCTACTGCTTCCACCAGAACGGCGCGCTCGCGGCCGGGCTGCGGCATCTCGGCTACACCGTCGAGCGGCAGCACGGGCACGTCTGGACCGATGCCGAGATGCGCGCCAGCACCGACCTCAACCACCTGGTGCTGGTGGTCTCCGGGCTGCCCAGCGACGCCAACCCGGGCGGTCGCTGGTGGCCGGACGTCGGGCTGGGTGAGGGGTTCGTCGAGCCGGTGCCGCTCGTCGTGGGCGTGGTCGCTGACGGGCTGCTGGACGTCGAGATCACCTCGTTGGACGATCGGGGCTGGTCATTCCGCAACGACCATCGCGGCACGTTCACCGGCATGGAGGCGCGGTCGCTGCCGATGGACGTTTCCGGCGCCCACGTCGTGCTGTCCACGCCGCCCGATGGTCGGTTCGCGAGGATGCTGGTCGTCCAGCGGCGCACTGCTGGAACCGTGGACACGGTGCGGGCCTGCGTGCACACCAGGCTGGACGGTGCGGGCGCCACGACGCGCGACCTCACGACGTACGACGACTGGCGTGGCGCGCTCGTCTCGCTCGGTCTCAGTCTCACCGGGATCTCCGACGAGCGGCTGCGCGCGCTGTGGGAGTCCTCGTGGCAGAGCCACCTGGCGTGGGACGCGGCGGGCCGGCCGTGA
- a CDS encoding response regulator transcription factor has protein sequence MTDGAANEAIRVMVVDDHPMWRDAVERDLEVAGFEVVGVAATGREAVARFPAARPHVVVLDLQIPEPNGVEVTRTVLEHDPSARVLILSASGEQADVLEAVKAGATGYLVKSASREELISAVRRVAAGDTVFTPGLAGLVLGEFRRMSGPAQPDPSTPELTERETEVLKMVAKGMSYKQIADRLVISHRTVQNHVQNTLRKLQMHNRVELTRYAIEQGLDDDE, from the coding sequence ATGACCGACGGGGCAGCCAACGAGGCCATCAGGGTGATGGTGGTCGACGACCACCCGATGTGGCGCGACGCGGTCGAACGTGACCTGGAGGTCGCGGGGTTCGAGGTCGTCGGGGTGGCCGCCACCGGCAGGGAAGCCGTGGCTCGGTTCCCGGCAGCGCGACCGCACGTCGTCGTACTCGACCTGCAGATCCCCGAGCCCAACGGCGTCGAGGTGACGCGCACGGTGCTCGAGCACGACCCGTCGGCGCGGGTGCTGATCCTCTCCGCGTCCGGCGAGCAGGCCGACGTGCTGGAGGCCGTGAAGGCCGGTGCTACGGGCTATCTCGTGAAGTCGGCATCGCGTGAGGAGCTCATCTCTGCCGTACGACGCGTGGCCGCCGGCGACACCGTGTTCACGCCGGGGCTGGCCGGTCTGGTGCTGGGGGAGTTCCGCCGGATGTCCGGGCCAGCGCAGCCGGACCCCAGCACCCCGGAGCTCACCGAGCGCGAGACCGAGGTGCTCAAGATGGTGGCGAAGGGCATGTCCTACAAGCAGATCGCCGACCGGCTCGTGATCTCGCACCGGACCGTGCAGAACCACGTGCAGAACACCCTGCGCAAGCTGCAGATGCACAATCGTGTCGAGCTGACCAGATATGCGATCGAACAGGGCCTCGACGACGATGAGTGA
- a CDS encoding flavin reductase family protein, whose product MTIHSEHPFLDPDPDQARRLRGRLGGQVSLWTAGSGAERVGLTVSSLLVAPSERPLVIGLLDPDSDLATRLTSGDDARCVVQMLEWQHRDLAEQFAGQMPAPGGAFAQAEWVQTDAGPRLADVTTWAEVVVRDTRDVGWSVEVTARIDGLVVGDDNEPLIHRRGRYSH is encoded by the coding sequence GTGACGATCCACAGCGAGCACCCGTTCCTCGATCCCGACCCCGACCAGGCCCGCCGGTTGCGCGGCCGGCTGGGCGGCCAGGTGTCCCTCTGGACCGCCGGCTCCGGTGCCGAACGCGTCGGGCTCACCGTCTCCTCCCTGCTCGTGGCGCCGAGCGAACGGCCCCTCGTCATCGGGTTGCTCGACCCCGACTCCGACCTGGCCACGCGGCTGACGTCCGGTGACGACGCCCGCTGCGTCGTACAGATGCTGGAGTGGCAGCACCGCGACCTCGCCGAGCAGTTCGCCGGTCAGATGCCCGCTCCCGGTGGGGCCTTCGCGCAGGCCGAGTGGGTGCAGACCGACGCCGGGCCGCGACTCGCCGACGTGACCACGTGGGCCGAGGTCGTCGTCCGCGACACCCGCGACGTCGGGTGGTCGGTCGAGGTCACGGCCCGGATCGACGGTCTGGTCGTCGGCGACGACAACGAGCCGCTCATCCATCGCCGTGGGCGCTACTCCCACTAG